The proteins below come from a single Serratia fonticola genomic window:
- the fumA gene encoding class I fumarate hydratase FumA translates to MSNKPFHYQDPFPLKKDDTEYYLLSRDHVSVGEFAGQEVLKVDPQALTLLAQHAFHDASFMLRPAHQQQVADILNDPDASENDKYVALQFLRNSEIAAKGILPTCQDTGTAIIMGKKGQRVWTGGGDEEALSRGVYNTFIEDNLRYSQNAALDMYQEVNTGSNLPAQIDLYSVDGDEYKFLCIAKGGGSANKTYLYQETKALLSPGKLKDYLVDKMRTLGTAACPPYHVAFVIGGTSAEATLKTVKLASTKYYDALPTEGNEHGQAFRDVALEEELLKEAQNLGLGAQFGGKYFAHDVRVVRLPRHGASCPVGMGVSCSADRNIKGKINREGIWLEKLEHNPGKFIPQELRRAGEGEAIKVDLNRPMADILKQLSQYPVSTRLSLSGTIIVGRDIAHAKLKERLDRGEGLPQYVKDHPIYYAGPAKTPEGYASGSLGPTTAGRMDSYVDLLQSHGGSMIMLAKGNRSQQVTDACHKHGGFYLGSIGGPAAVLAQQSIKSLECVEYPELGMEAIWKIEVEDFPAFILVDDKGNDFFQKIQESQCTRCVK, encoded by the coding sequence ATGTCGAATAAACCGTTCCATTATCAAGATCCGTTCCCGCTGAAGAAAGACGATACCGAATACTATCTGCTAAGCCGTGACCACGTTTCCGTCGGCGAATTTGCCGGCCAGGAAGTCCTCAAGGTTGACCCGCAAGCCCTGACCCTGCTCGCCCAGCACGCTTTCCACGACGCCTCGTTCATGTTGCGCCCTGCGCACCAGCAGCAGGTGGCGGATATCCTCAACGACCCCGATGCCAGTGAGAACGACAAGTACGTTGCGCTGCAATTTTTGCGTAACTCAGAAATCGCCGCCAAGGGTATTTTGCCAACCTGCCAGGATACCGGCACGGCGATCATCATGGGTAAAAAGGGCCAGCGCGTCTGGACCGGTGGTGGGGACGAAGAAGCCCTGTCGCGTGGGGTGTACAACACCTTTATCGAAGACAACCTGCGCTATTCGCAAAACGCCGCGCTGGATATGTACCAGGAGGTCAATACCGGCAGCAACCTGCCTGCGCAGATCGATCTCTACAGCGTGGATGGTGACGAGTATAAATTCCTGTGTATCGCCAAGGGCGGTGGTTCGGCCAACAAAACCTACCTGTATCAGGAAACCAAGGCGCTGCTGTCCCCAGGTAAGTTGAAAGACTATCTGGTCGACAAGATGCGTACTCTGGGCACCGCGGCCTGCCCACCGTATCACGTGGCCTTTGTGATTGGCGGCACTTCGGCGGAAGCCACGCTGAAGACCGTGAAGCTGGCTTCAACCAAATACTATGATGCGTTGCCAACCGAAGGCAACGAACACGGCCAGGCGTTCCGCGATGTGGCGCTGGAAGAGGAACTGCTGAAAGAAGCCCAGAATTTGGGCCTGGGTGCACAGTTTGGCGGCAAATACTTTGCCCACGACGTGCGTGTAGTGCGTTTGCCACGCCACGGCGCTTCTTGCCCGGTGGGGATGGGGGTTTCCTGCTCCGCCGACCGGAATATCAAAGGCAAGATCAACCGTGAGGGGATCTGGCTGGAGAAACTGGAGCATAACCCAGGTAAATTTATTCCACAGGAACTGCGCCGCGCGGGTGAAGGGGAAGCGATCAAGGTGGATCTGAACCGCCCAATGGCTGATATCCTCAAGCAGCTGTCACAGTATCCGGTGTCTACCCGCCTTTCCCTGAGCGGCACCATCATCGTTGGGCGTGATATTGCCCACGCCAAGCTGAAAGAGCGCCTGGATCGTGGCGAAGGTTTACCGCAGTATGTGAAAGATCACCCGATCTACTACGCGGGCCCGGCCAAAACGCCAGAAGGCTATGCTTCAGGTTCTCTGGGGCCAACTACGGCAGGGCGCATGGACTCCTATGTCGATCTGTTGCAGTCACACGGCGGCAGCATGATCATGCTGGCCAAAGGTAACCGCAGCCAGCAGGTGACGGATGCCTGCCACAAGCACGGCGGATTCTATCTTGGCAGCATTGGTGGCCCGGCGGCGGTGCTGGCACAGCAGAGCATCAAGAGCCTGGAGTGCGTGGAATATCCTGAACTGGGTATGGAAGCGATCTGGAAAATCGAAGTGGAAGATTTCCCGGCCTTTATTCTGGTAGATGACAAAGGTAATGATTTCTTCCAGAAGATCCAGGAATCTCAATGTACGCGCTGTGTGAAGTAA
- a CDS encoding peptidase U32 family protein codes for MLLPNQIELLSPARDAGIAREAILHGADAIYIGGPGFGARHNAGNSLSDIAGLVEFARRYRAKVFIALNTILHDNELEPARRLIHQLYDTGVDALIVQDMGILELDIPPFELHASTQTDIRSVEKARFLSDAGFSQLVLARELNLTQIKAISDNVDAAVEFFIHGALCVAFSGQCNISHAQTGRSANRGDCSQACRLPYTLKDEQGRVVAYEKHLLSMKDNDQSRNLTALIDAGVRSFKIEGRYKDMSYVKNITAYYRQHLDAILNDRSDLTPASSGRTEHFFIPSPDKTFHRGSTDYFVNQRQMDIGAFDSPKFIGLPVGEVLKVGKDHLDVEVKESLTNGDGLNVLIKRDIVGFRANKADKIAEGRYRVWPNEMPAGLDKLRPNHPLNRNLDHNWQQALLKTSSERRIAVDILLTQSSDGVTLTLISEEGISVSHTLQGEFGAANQPEKALVTLRDGLSKLGQSLYYPRDVHIDLPMVCFIPNSQVNQLRRDAVEALDAARLAVNERGDRKPVSVPPPVYPDTHLTFLANVYNQKARKFYQRYGVTLIDAAFEAHEEKGDVPVMITKHCLRFAFNLCPKQAKGVQGVKGRASPMQLVHQGEVLTLKFDCKPCEMHVIGKIKNHILRMPVPGSVAGGISVEELKATLPGKKK; via the coding sequence ATGCTTTTACCGAACCAGATTGAATTACTCAGCCCCGCCCGCGATGCAGGTATCGCCCGTGAAGCTATTTTGCACGGGGCCGATGCGATCTATATCGGTGGCCCAGGTTTCGGCGCCCGCCATAATGCTGGCAACAGCCTGAGCGATATCGCCGGACTGGTTGAATTTGCCCGCCGCTACCGGGCCAAAGTGTTCATCGCCCTCAACACCATTTTGCATGATAACGAGCTGGAGCCAGCACGCCGCTTGATCCATCAACTGTATGACACCGGAGTCGATGCGCTTATCGTGCAAGATATGGGGATCCTGGAGCTGGATATTCCACCCTTTGAGCTGCATGCCAGTACCCAGACCGACATCCGTAGCGTAGAGAAGGCTCGTTTCCTGTCCGATGCCGGTTTTTCCCAATTGGTGTTGGCACGTGAGCTGAATCTCACTCAGATAAAAGCTATCAGTGACAACGTTGACGCCGCCGTCGAGTTTTTCATCCATGGCGCGTTGTGCGTGGCCTTCTCCGGCCAGTGTAACATTTCCCACGCCCAGACCGGACGCAGTGCCAACCGTGGCGACTGTTCGCAGGCGTGCCGGCTTCCTTACACCCTGAAAGATGAGCAGGGGCGGGTAGTTGCGTATGAAAAGCATCTGCTGTCGATGAAAGACAACGATCAAAGCCGCAACCTGACGGCGTTGATCGACGCCGGTGTTCGCTCATTCAAGATTGAAGGGCGTTATAAGGATATGAGCTATGTGAAAAACATCACTGCGTACTATCGTCAGCACCTGGATGCCATTCTCAACGATCGTTCCGATCTGACGCCGGCATCGTCAGGTCGCACGGAACACTTTTTTATTCCGTCGCCGGATAAAACCTTCCACCGTGGCAGTACCGATTACTTCGTTAACCAACGCCAGATGGATATTGGTGCCTTTGACTCACCCAAGTTCATTGGCCTGCCTGTAGGAGAGGTGCTAAAGGTGGGTAAAGATCATCTGGACGTGGAAGTAAAAGAATCGCTGACCAACGGTGATGGACTTAACGTGCTGATCAAGCGCGATATCGTCGGCTTCCGTGCTAATAAGGCGGATAAAATTGCTGAAGGGCGCTACCGGGTTTGGCCTAACGAAATGCCGGCGGGTCTGGATAAGCTGCGCCCAAATCATCCACTTAATCGTAACCTCGATCACAACTGGCAACAGGCGCTGCTAAAAACCTCATCGGAACGCCGCATCGCTGTCGATATTCTGCTGACACAAAGCAGCGACGGAGTGACGCTAACCCTGATCAGCGAAGAGGGCATCAGCGTCAGCCATACGCTGCAGGGCGAATTCGGCGCCGCCAACCAGCCGGAGAAAGCGCTTGTCACACTGCGTGACGGACTGAGCAAACTGGGGCAAAGCCTTTATTACCCGCGTGACGTTCATATTGATCTGCCGATGGTTTGCTTCATACCCAACAGCCAGGTCAACCAACTGCGCCGCGATGCGGTGGAAGCGCTGGACGCCGCACGCCTGGCGGTAAACGAACGCGGCGACCGCAAACCGGTTTCCGTCCCGCCGCCGGTTTATCCGGATACGCACCTGACGTTTCTTGCCAATGTTTATAACCAGAAGGCGCGTAAGTTCTACCAGCGTTATGGTGTCACATTGATTGATGCCGCCTTCGAGGCGCACGAAGAAAAAGGGGATGTACCGGTAATGATCACCAAGCACTGCCTGCGCTTCGCCTTCAACCTCTGCCCTAAACAGGCCAAGGGTGTGCAGGGTGTGAAGGGGCGGGCATCGCCGATGCAGTTGGTACATCAAGGTGAGGTGTTGACGTTGAAATTTGACTGCAAGCCATGTGAGATGCATGTGATTGGCAAGATCAAAAATCATATTTTGCGGATGCCAGTGCCGGGGAGTGTGGCAGGAGGGATCTCGGTAGAGGAGCTCAAGGCGACTCTACCGGGGAAGAAAAAATAG
- a CDS encoding SprT family zinc-dependent metalloprotease → MNRVRIPIALQQAVMRCLRDKLQLARQHFAVEFPEPKILYQQRGTSAGTAWLQAWEIRLNPVLLMENQQPFIDEVVPHELAHLLVFRQFGRVPPHGREWRWMMENVLQVPASRTHQFETRSVQSKTFPYRCDCQQHQLTLRRHNRVMRGESEYRCRQCGEKLTFSG, encoded by the coding sequence ATGAACAGAGTAAGAATCCCCATTGCGCTGCAACAGGCGGTAATGCGCTGCCTGCGAGACAAGTTGCAGCTGGCGCGGCAGCATTTTGCCGTCGAGTTCCCAGAGCCCAAGATCCTGTATCAGCAACGCGGCACCAGCGCGGGCACCGCCTGGCTGCAAGCCTGGGAAATCCGCCTCAACCCGGTGCTGCTGATGGAAAACCAACAGCCGTTTATCGACGAAGTGGTCCCCCATGAGTTGGCTCATCTGCTGGTCTTCCGCCAGTTTGGCCGCGTGCCGCCGCATGGCCGGGAATGGCGCTGGATGATGGAAAACGTATTGCAGGTTCCGGCCAGCCGTACCCACCAGTTTGAGACCCGTTCGGTACAGAGCAAAACCTTCCCTTACCGCTGCGATTGCCAGCAGCATCAGCTGACCCTGCGCCGCCATAATCGGGTGATGCGCGGCGAGAGCGAATACCGCTGCCGCCAGTGTGGTGAAAAGCTGACATTTTCCGGTTAG
- the endA gene encoding deoxyribonuclease I, whose amino-acid sequence MHRKILFLVVLTASSGTLAKGINNFTQAKAAAAKINQDAPGSFYCGCKIDWQGKKGIPDLGSCGYQVRKNAQRAERIEWEHVVPAWQFGHQLQCWQQGGRKNCNKDPVYRQIEIDLHNLQPAIGEVNGDRNNFMYSQWRGGEGQYGQCQMKVDFKNKQAEPPARARGAIARTYFYMRDRYQLPLSRQQTQLFEAWNRQYPVNTWECRREAHIAMVQGNHNPYIQQACQQRKG is encoded by the coding sequence ATGCATCGCAAAATTTTATTTTTAGTCGTATTGACGGCCTCCAGCGGCACGCTAGCCAAGGGGATTAATAACTTTACCCAGGCCAAGGCTGCTGCCGCCAAAATCAACCAGGACGCCCCAGGCAGCTTTTATTGTGGCTGCAAGATCGACTGGCAAGGTAAGAAAGGTATTCCCGATCTCGGTAGCTGTGGCTATCAGGTGCGTAAAAATGCCCAACGCGCCGAGCGTATCGAGTGGGAACATGTGGTTCCGGCCTGGCAGTTCGGCCATCAGTTACAGTGCTGGCAACAGGGTGGGCGTAAAAACTGCAACAAGGATCCGGTTTATCGCCAGATAGAGATCGACTTGCACAACCTGCAACCTGCCATCGGTGAAGTCAACGGTGACCGCAATAACTTTATGTACAGCCAGTGGCGGGGTGGCGAAGGGCAATACGGACAGTGCCAGATGAAGGTAGACTTCAAGAACAAGCAGGCCGAGCCACCGGCCCGTGCGCGAGGCGCCATCGCCCGCACCTACTTCTACATGCGCGATCGCTACCAGTTACCGCTTTCACGCCAGCAAACCCAGCTGTTTGAAGCCTGGAACCGCCAGTATCCGGTCAACACTTGGGAATGCCGACGTGAAGCACACATCGCCATGGTACAAGGGAATCACAACCCTTATATTCAACAGGCTTGTCAGCAGCGAAAAGGCTGA
- the rsmE gene encoding 16S rRNA (uracil(1498)-N(3))-methyltransferase, protein MRKPRIYHPEPLSASAEIALSEDAANHVGRVLRMSAGQALQLFDGSNQVFEAEITRVDKKNVLVQINAGQLEDRESPLNLHLGQVISRGEKMEFTIQKSIELGVNVITPLFSERCGVKLDGERLEKKLQQWQKIAIAACEQCGRNRIPEIRPAMTLEHWCAEQDDSLKLNLHPRASQSINTLPLPVVSVRLLIGPEGGLSAEEIAMTTDYGFTDILLGPRVLRTETTALTAITALQVRFGDLG, encoded by the coding sequence ATGCGTAAACCCCGCATTTACCATCCAGAGCCCTTGAGCGCCAGTGCAGAAATTGCATTGAGCGAGGATGCAGCCAATCATGTCGGCCGCGTGCTGCGGATGAGCGCCGGGCAGGCACTGCAACTGTTCGATGGCAGCAACCAGGTGTTTGAAGCAGAAATCACCCGGGTGGATAAAAAGAACGTGCTGGTTCAGATCAACGCCGGGCAACTGGAAGATCGCGAATCACCGCTCAACTTACATCTTGGCCAGGTGATCTCACGTGGCGAAAAGATGGAATTCACCATCCAGAAATCCATCGAGTTGGGGGTGAACGTGATCACTCCGCTATTTTCCGAGCGCTGCGGCGTTAAACTCGACGGCGAGCGCCTGGAGAAAAAGCTCCAGCAGTGGCAAAAAATCGCCATCGCGGCCTGCGAGCAATGCGGCCGCAACCGCATTCCGGAGATCCGCCCAGCGATGACTCTGGAACACTGGTGCGCCGAGCAGGACGATAGCCTCAAGCTGAACCTGCACCCACGCGCCAGCCAAAGTATCAATACCCTGCCGCTGCCGGTAGTGAGCGTACGTCTGCTCATTGGGCCGGAGGGCGGATTATCCGCCGAAGAAATTGCCATGACCACAGACTATGGATTTACTGATATCCTGCTGGGGCCACGCGTTTTGCGTACAGAAACCACCGCGCTCACCGCAATTACCGCTTTGCAGGTCCGTTTCGGCGACCTGGGCTAA